The segment ACTCCGACAAGTGCGTTTGGAAATTTAGCAATTAACATTTCAGTACAGCTTTTGACAAAACTGACAAACACTATTAGCCTGACTCCCCTGAGGCACTGTAAAGGTCCTTGGCAGATAAGTTATTTCGACTCGGGTCACAGCAGAGGCGCGTCATCATAGGTGGGCGTGGCTATCCAGGAGAAATATCTGCGGATCCCTGGTTAAACTGCAGCTAGAGGTACAGTCTGACACGAGACAGGAGCAGAGGCTAAGCGGCTCGCGTAAATCTCACTGTCCGAGTGATGGAACCGTTGGAGATCTTTTTATTCACCTTTATAATCTCTCACTACATCTTTAAAGTCTTCATCCTCCGGTTTTTTGCTGACAACATCACACCTGTCGTCTTCATCACTAACCATGAATTGCTCAATGGAAGTTTGGTCATCTGATCTTTTTTTGCGCCAGGACAACCGACCAAAattggaggaagaggagtcGTTATGAGCAGCTGCGTAAATATTACATTTCCTGCTCGGAGAACTGGTGTGAAACAGAGAATTCCATCCTCTGGATACCACATCTTTCTGCGCGTAAAGGACGTGAACACCACGGATCCGTTCAGCCCTGCCTGAAACACACCGCGCTATGTTGTAGCAGTTAAGGAGAAGCGCTGTAGTTAGAATAGAGGCTGTGCTTCTATCGGCTTTTAGGGgagcttttattattattgcgCGCAGAGCAACTGCTCGCAGCATTTTCAGCCGCTCAGCTGCTACGGGCAGACTGCTGGAGGACCTGAAAGTCTTTAGACACGCAACAGGCCGCTACAATCACTGTGAGGCTTTGCTGAAAACATTTATAAGTTCACCAGAGTTTTTAAAGCTTCGTCCAGGTGCAGCAGAGCTTAAGCATGGCTTTACCAGATAGTGGCATATCTGGGGAGGAGGTCCCCTTTCCTGAGATAATTGAGCTAAATGTTGGTGGCCAGGTGTATATTACCCGCTACTCTACCCTTACAAGTGTGCCGGACTCTCTGCTGTGGGAGATGTTCAATCGAAAATCAGCCAAAGGACTGGCCAGGGACACCAAAGGGCGCTTCTTTGTGGACCGTGATGGTTTCCTCTTCCGTTACATCCTGGACTACATGCGGGATCAACAGCTGGTTCTCCCAGACCACTTCCCTGAGCGTGGTCGTCTCCAGAGGGAAGCCGAGTTCTTCAACCTGCCTGAGCTTGTCAAGTTGCTGGCACCTAAAATCAGCAAACAGAACTCCCTGGGTGACGAAGGATGTCAGAGTGACCCAGAGGACTCCTCGCCTGGGACTGACACAGCACGTAACCTCGGCTCCcttggagctgctgctgcagcctgtGCCAGCCTGGTACCTGGTGCCATGGATGGCAAACGCTCTGGGTTCATCACGATTGGTTATAGAGGCTCATACACCCTGGGCCGCGACAGCCACACTGATGCCAAATTCCGCCGGGTTGCACGGATAATGGTGTGTGGAAAGACCTCCCTGGCTAAGGAGGTGTTTGGAGAGACTCTTAATGAGAGCCGTGACCCTGACCGCCCCCCTGAGCGCTACACATCCCGCTACTATCTCAAGTTCACCTTTCTGGAACAGGCCTTTGACAAGCTGGCAGACGCAGGCTTTCACATGGTGGCCTGTAATTCCACAGGAACCTGCGCCTTTGCCCACGAGCAGACGGATGACAAGATCTGGACCAGCTACACTGAATATGTATTCTACCGTGAGTGAGACTATTGGCTTTGTTCCCCTGGCCCCCCCTCACCCTGCCTCCAAGAGACCTTCCCACCCCTCCTCCTTCCTAAAGCCTCCAGCCATCCTTTCTTGCTCTCTCTGATGGCTTCTGGTCCAGTAGGTGTACTGTAGATGTTGTGCCCTTCCATCTCTCTTTGCAGCCTCTCATGAACAGCACCCAGCTGCTTTGACTCTTCATGCCCTTTCTGTGGGTCGAATCCACAGCTTTCCTCTTCAACCACAAATCCaacttcctcctcatcctcaggtCCAGCTTTTGTCCTCTTTTTAAGTCGCCGCTCTAGTTGTAGTTCCCATTGCTCAACTACAGTAGCCCCATATCCTTCCCTGCAGAGACTGATACCCTCTATGTGCTATTCCCCTTTTGTACCCTGTATACTTCATATGACTTGGTGAAGCACAATACTGTATCCAAGagctaatttttttaaataagcgcTCCAGTGTGTCCATATGACTATTACACCTGTCATAAGGGCATAAGGGAAAGGGCTTAAAGAGTTGCTGTGATGTACAGTAATATACTTTGCCTGCGTACTTGAGCAGAATGGACCGTCTCCTGCTCATCTGAACTAAATTACCAAATAATTGGACATCTTATCAGCCTTGAGGGACACGAATGGCCCCAGTATAAAATAGCAGTGTAATCTAATTTCCTTCTGGTTTTATTAAATGTGACCAGCAACCACATGGTGTGGGTACGTGCCATAGTTATAATGTGTTAAGTTGTTGTTTCGAAGGAATGCAGCTTAATGCTGCCACGCAGACAAGAAAAAGCAGGGAAGTAGAATGTATCCTGTGTGAGGAGCTTCTTCTTCAGAGAAGACGCTGGATTTGTGGCAAATGGCTGTCatgaaaaagttaaaacatcAAGAAGtctcagaataaaaaaagatctttGTATTGATTGTGCAATGAAGCTATCAGTATTTTAATTACCCACATGGGGGGGATGAAAGGTgtgagatgttttgtttttcttcattaacatttctttgtattattacatattaaaaagctttcttttttcttgttgctgtGAACCACTTCTTGGGATAGACTTACACCATGACCTTttgtttgcaaaagaaaaaagaaaattgatagTAACCACAGCTGATTGTGTTTTCAGTATCAACAATAATGTAACTCTTCATACTCAGCTCAGTATTAGATGAAGCTGCTGCATATTTGATGATAGTGCTCACTTACTGTAAGTGAATACCCATGAGAGAGGGTAGGATTACGATGTAGCCAGCCGAAGCCAATCGTTTTCTCACTGCCGTAGCAAGGGCACTGTGAGGGCAGTTTAAGTTATACAAGAGAGCCACATACAGCCTCAGGACAGGTCTGCATATCATATACCTCAGACTAAAACACAAGCTGAAGCtgtttaaagccaacaaaggATCCAGCAGACTgtgtaaaaaagagagaaaatatttaaaatatagatACAGTAGTAAGATAAAGAAACGGAAATTTATGGTAGTAAGTTTGGTTGGAGAAAGAGACAGCGAACAGTCAGTGCAGAATTTCAGCTAAGCTAAAAGGTGTTGGATTGTAGTTTTATGTCTGACAGTGACAAAAGTTTTTTGGTTATTTTCTGAAATGTCTATAAATCACAatgttgtgtttcagtgtgatgAAGTGATGTTGACATCTGAGTCAGTATGTTAAACCTGCAGTTTGTTTGTACTGCAGTGTGTATGGCGTAGATGACACTGAAATTAGAAGTGTTCAACAGAAGGCAAAGtgatttgttaaataaaaatgtgttttctttctatCTTGCTTGTATTTTCCATTCATAACCAAAACGggatttcactttttaaatgacaatgAGCACAAATTAGCAGGAAAAATGTCACATGCCCCTACAGGAGCTCATCAGTCCAGTGTTTAAATTTCACACTATGCAGCTCAGTCACAAGAATGCCCATTTAGCATTTCCCCATAAATGGAAATGTCACTAGAAGTAAACTCTACTTATCAAATGTTAAACAATCCTCCCTCAGGCACCATGTCCCTCATTGCTCCATATGCTTTcccttttactcttttttttttgttctcagcCCGGTCTTGTATCGAGCACTTGACCAGAAAACAGAGCCAAAATAGAAACGAGGACGTTCATCGATAACAAGCTATGTTAAAGCAGATTACAAAAtcctttaattatttatttattttgctttttttcccaaTAACTGACCCAATAATCTAAATTTAGGAATTGTTGAACTATTGTAATATCCGACAATGCTTCCtttagagaaaaaaggaaaaaaaaaaagctcaattCTAAAGGATTAGAGATGATTTCTGGCTTATGTTAATATAAAACAGTATCTGAATGCAGCACACCCACAGATATCAAAGTAGCCACAAAATGCATATGAAAAACAAGCTGGGTTATTTTAATGTAGGTGAGACCATCAGGTATTAATCTATAAACCTTGATTatccttttttcccctgttttttccttttaaccaAAAGATTATCACGTGCTAATTTCTCCAGTATAATACCTCCAAACCTGATCTCAGGCTGGCCTAGATAAAAGCATTGCTGACAAACTCCAGAAGAATTATTGAAACATTTATGTGGTTAACTTTCTGGGACAGAGCCTGCAGggtctcccccccccccccgtccaAACAAACACACCCGCAGGCAACATTCCTCAGCCACCATCCAATGGCACGATATAGCAATGCCAGCGTGCCAGGGTCGGTCATTAGCACATGCATGGAAAGACATATCTCATGCGTGAAATTCCAGGCATTGGTCTCCCAAACCGCCGCCCATCTTTACCCCCAAGAGTTGCCTTGACACTCGACATTCTACAGCTGATGTGTGAGAAGTGCTGACACTCACACTGTGATGAAATGctacttttttctcttaatCTCTGTTGTGAAACTTGTGGCTAAAAAGTGTAGCATGATTGCTTGTGTGCCATTAAGAAGCAGGTTTTAGTTGTGTCACCATAGTGATATGCCTGTTCTATCCAGTGtgacaataaagatattttaccatgacatttttgtttttctgtcttttaggGGCAAATAAATAGATGGAACTTTTACAATTAATAATTTAGCTctttctatttaaaaagaaagcaaaaaaatatatgtttctttttagacTGTCTCTCTTCAGGCAGTGGTTTGATCCATGTTGTGGTACTGTCATTACTACAGGCAGCTTTACATGGAAACAAACTTAGATAGGACTACTTTCCTCTCTTAGACTGATCCTTGACTAGCAGCCAGCTGGGTCATTACTTCCTGCATTTGAAAACAGAAAggaagacagaggaggagaacaggaaggagtgtatgtgtgtcaaaAGGAGGGGGATTGGAAAATGGGGCAAGGCGAGATGGAATATTTTGGCTGAAGCAAGAAGAGACCGGTAGGGTATTTTACTGACAGAGATTTGCGGTTCCCTTTTGATTGCTCTTCCTTGACAGCTCGAGTATTAAGTGCTCCGTTATTTGGAGATGTTCAGCATCATATTGACAAAGTCTTCACAGAGCCGTGCTGTAATGTGCTCTTTTGTGGTCTTGTCAGCTCTGTCAACACTCCCAGAGATTCTGTTACACAACCCTCATCATGCACTACTTAACAGAAGTGAATGTACCTTTGTGTGAAATCAAAAATATACAGAACATTTctcaacattttattatttgatagTAAATTGAATTTTTTGTAGTTGGCCAGTTGCTTTTAAGTCCAGTTAAACACcagtttagatttattttagtaaaataatgataaaatacaGGTTATCTAGTTGACACTCAACCTGGGCAAAACCACCACACTGCATGCATAGTGAAGCATGGAAGTGGGAGTGTgatacatattaaaaatatttaaaatgtgtattttaaaatgcagataaaaataagtaaatgaagtttttattctttcaacacctttttatatttttaatgacgACTTCAATTTTCATTAGCATGAAAACTAGCAGTGCAATCATTTCTACATGAGTTCTGCTATTTTCTAGGGTTGTGCTGCGATTTTCTTCTtaaaacaacctaaaaatgttcttaaaaagttaaaaaaacagataacaACAGGGAAAACACTTCAGTCTAGTGTTCAGTGGTCTTCCATCAGCAGGTTGTTGAGGTCACAACAAATCATTAGAAaaaattagttattttttagTCTCATGTTAAAGAAATCAGCAAAACCCCCACTGGGAAATATATTTCATTTACAGACTTTGTGGTTTTACTGTCGATCACATCTTTATAAGAGGGTTTTACTCTTGTTGCATTGAATCGATGGTTACTTTTACACTTGTTTGCTGGGCTATTGTCCCTCAAAAATGGGAACAAACAAAAGGCAATTGTAATGATTTGGAGTAAGTCTTATGCCCTTATTGATATTCTCTACCTTCATAGGGTGAGGCCCTTAGAAAGACTTAGTTCT is part of the Melanotaenia boesemani isolate fMelBoe1 chromosome 7, fMelBoe1.pri, whole genome shotgun sequence genome and harbors:
- the kctd12b gene encoding BTB/POZ domain-containing protein KCTD12b yields the protein MALPDSGISGEEVPFPEIIELNVGGQVYITRYSTLTSVPDSLLWEMFNRKSAKGLARDTKGRFFVDRDGFLFRYILDYMRDQQLVLPDHFPERGRLQREAEFFNLPELVKLLAPKISKQNSLGDEGCQSDPEDSSPGTDTARNLGSLGAAAAACASLVPGAMDGKRSGFITIGYRGSYTLGRDSHTDAKFRRVARIMVCGKTSLAKEVFGETLNESRDPDRPPERYTSRYYLKFTFLEQAFDKLADAGFHMVACNSTGTCAFAHEQTDDKIWTSYTEYVFYRE